The Diospyros lotus cultivar Yz01 chromosome 15, ASM1463336v1, whole genome shotgun sequence genome has a window encoding:
- the LOC127791752 gene encoding LOW QUALITY PROTEIN: uncharacterized protein LOC127791752 (The sequence of the model RefSeq protein was modified relative to this genomic sequence to represent the inferred CDS: substituted 1 base at 1 genomic stop codon), with amino-acid sequence MDSCVRTILSFLFNETVMRHGAYVFQYEDLVHRLEQENRTLGEKKERIQGLVDTATRNGRSIETEVSSWLGEVEQMERDIANFLRQQENREQMERDFANFLRQQENGESFKCFPGCMCPNLMWRHERGMEADKKKSKAIELIGRGDQLERLPVSYDAPFQSDLLFDSPYYYTTFSSRASVFDDIMNALKDSGVGMIGVHGPGGAGKTTMVKKVAKEAKKQGIFDKIVIAVVSKDPNTSKLQEDLAPQLELKYGQNSELGKADELLKALSNGKRKILVILDDLWQGLNLNEIGIPISGPGPKGCKIMLTSRKEDVLKGMNVHSPFFIDYLKEEEGWELFRKVTGDFGVDECTAREVCKKCADLPIAIVAVGVALKGQEEVVWRNALSQLAKSPLKYIEGIEGVELAGYTPLKLSYDFLKDEGAKSCFLLCCLFPEDAEISIDDLVRYSFALRFLGREGDTLKDARDKVQDMIYMLKRSCLLLNGENKNCVKMHDVMRDLAIVITWEKQTEHGGGHDWPGRQQFMVNHEIRVLPNNNAWKHHTAISLRINDNFTFPCGVFDCPLLHTFVLHPGKSSHIIPNNFFQGTKMATVLDLENISLELPSSILELHDLRMLCLRNCKLLGDLTTIQDLKNHIEILSFEKTEIKELPQEIGKLTCLRSLDLRMRQLRVIPKGVISNLIYLEELYVLGNFNGWNTTVDGGGMSNASIAELKSLTQLTVLHIIISAESFKIMIQECPKLFEKLIKFAIFINLPSATFIGRIRTFNVLEIYDIHRTDDEFHLLMDKGFHLLMDKVSELRLIRIPHLEGLFLHGKPQLKVIPSGGGPFSKLTSLKFFECHGMRFLFSSSIARALQQLKILYVLDCSKMEQIIGVVDHHNGEKVVADEAIIFSRLVDLQLRGLPEFKSFYPKMEKTTSFTVTGEFIFDEKVLFPVLTLLNITKLPIEYIWNKQAIQFSGISNKVSFSQLEKLKIFNCPSLTLLVEDLNPNIQSSTIKSKLNDVFPKLIASGGGPFSKLTSLEIYGCHGMKFPFSSSTAKALQQLQTLEVSCCSKMEQIIGVVDHHHGEKVVADEAIILSRLQHLTLWKLPEFKSFYPKMEKTTSFTAAAEFIFDEKVLFPVLTRLKINELPVEYIWNKQAIQSSEISNKVSFSQLEILRIFNCPSLTLLVEDLNPNIQSSTIKSKFNDVFPKLIDLHLGNLPKLMKTWLSDEDYCSYDNSVNLHLKRISITGCDSLRQVFSAFVARHLVRIQKLCIKGCLGMEVIVSEARGEGKIDDGTIKFRDLEELWLEDLQNLRSFYDSKFEAPRLFNFQDACPNVKTLYLRDLKSKREIQLWDLDSTQEHLHSVRLLGCQVSTKVLSHHLRXSSRIINYLCLENCQGFKHVIDLDSTTSVCEELFVDVERLKLNNVPELVSLWNKNLYEIEGLRNLKYINIGNCPQMKSLLTHSMATTLQHLKKLVVERCQMMEEIIITEENNINTAKEEKVTWQIKFLKLEYLILIGLPNLKSFCNDERGSFSFVTLRGVCVKNCPKMKTFVSGQIFSLPTMMQAVVGDEKVDITNLNAYFEARNEDSNHMGKIIHWGGSFERNELLKKEGYEDDGYEIWDHIYLGYDSKSKRESECESK; translated from the exons ATGGATTCATGTGTGCGGACGATTctcagttttcttttcaacGAAACCGTGATGAGGCATGGGGCTTATGTCTTTCAATACGAGGATCTGGTCCACCGACTGGAACAAGAAAATAGGACGCTCGGTGAAAAAAAGGAGAGAATCCAGGGACTGGTGGATACAGCCACACGCAATGGGAGATCCATTGAAACTGAGGTCTCCAGTTGGCTAGGGGAAGTAGAACAGATGGAACGAGACATCGCCAACTTCCTGCGTCAACAAGAAAACAGAGAACAGATGGAACGAGACTTCGCCAATTTCCTGCGTCAACAAGAAAACGGAGAATCTTTCAAGTGTTTTCCGGGCTGCATGTGTCCCAACTTAATGTGGCGTCACGAAAGGGGAATGGAAGCTGACAAGAAGAAGTCGAAGGCCATAGAACTGATAGGTAGGGGTGACCAGCTAGAGAGGTTGCCAGTGTCATATGATGCACCGTTCCAATCGGATCTGCTCTTTGATTCTCCTTATTATTACACCACGTTCTCATCAAGAGCTTCAGTTTTTGACGACATCATGAATGCTTTGAAGGATTCAGGGGTTGGCATGATTGGGGTCCATGGGCCTGGTGGTGCTGGGAAGACGACGATGGTGAAAAAGGTTGCCAAAGAAGCTAAGAAACAAGGAATTTTTGATAAGATTGTGATAGCAGTTGTGTCTAAAGATCCAAACACCTCAAAACTTCAAGAAGATCTTGCACCCCAACTGGAACTCAAGTATGGACAAAACAGTGAGTTAGGAAAAGCAGATGAGCTACTAAAGGCATTGTCTAACGGGAAAAGAAAGATACTGGTAATATTGGATGACCTTTGGCAAGGACTAAACTTGAATGAAATTGGAATTCCTATTTCGGGCCCTGGCCCCAAAGGTTGCAAAATTATGCTAACCTCGCGTAAAGAAGACGTGCTCAAAGGGATGAACGTTCATTCACCTTTTTTCATTGATTACTTGAAGGAGGAAGAAGGGTGGGAGTTGTTTAGGAAGGTGACAGGAGATTTTGGAGTTGATGAATGCACAGCAAGAGAGGTATGCAAGAAATGTGCAGATCTGCCTATTGCTATAGTAGCAGTTGGAGTTGCATTAAAGGGCCAGGAAGAGGTGGTGTGGCGAAATGCACTTTCCCAATTAGCTAAGTCCCCTCTAAAATACATTGAAGGCATTGAAGGAGTTGAACTAGCGGGTTATACCCCCTTAAAGTTGAGCTATGATTTTCTAAAAGACGAGGGTGCAAAGTCGTGCTTCTTACTCTGTTGTTTGTTCCCCGAAGATGCTGAGATTTCTATTGATGACTTGGTTAGATATAGCTTTGCCTTGAGGTTCCTCGGAAGAGAGGGGGATACGCTCAAAGATGCAAGAGATAAAGTACAAGACATGATTTATATGCTGAAAAGGTCCTGCTTGTTGCTAAATGGAGAAAACAAGAATTGTGTCAAAATGCATGACGTTATGCGTGACCTTGCAATTGTTATCACATGGGAGAAGCAAACAGAACACGGAGGTGGCCATGATTGGCCAGGGCGACAACAGTTCATGGTAAATCACGAAATTCGAGTGTTGCCGAACAATAATGCCTGGAAGCATCACACAGCAATCTCATTGAGGATCAATGATAACTTTACTTTTCCTTGCGGCGTGTTCGATTGTCCACTATTGCATACCTTTGTATTGCATCCCGGAAAATCTTCACATATAATTCCAAATAACTTCTTTCAAGGCACGAAGATGGCAACCGTTTTAGATTTGGAAAACATATCGTTGGAGCTCCCATCATCAATTTTGGAGTTGCATGATCTTCGAATGTTATGTCTACGCAATTGCAAATTATTGGGAGACTTAACTAcaattcaagatttaaaaaatcaCATTGAGATACTTAGTTTTGAGAAAACTGAGATTAAAGAGTTGCCACAAGAGATTGGAAAATTGACTTGTCTGCGGTCTTTGGATCTGAGAATGCGGCAGCTGAGGGTGATTCCAAAGGGTGTGATATCTAATCTGATCTATCTAGAAGAGTTATATGTTTTAGGCAACTTTAATGGATGGAATACCACTGTAGATGGTGGGGGAATGAGCAATGCGAGCATTGCTGAGCTGAAATCATTGACTCAATTAACAGTTTTACATATCATTATTTCAGCAGAAAGTTTCAAGATTATGATACAAGAATGCCCTAAGTTATTTGAGAAATTGATTAAGTTTGCAATATTTATAAACCTTCCCTCTGCGACTTTTATTGGTCGTATTCGAACCTTCAATGTTTTGGAAATTTATGATATTCATCGTACAGATGATGAATTTCATCTCTTGATGGACAAAGGTTTTCATCTCTTGATGGACAAAGTAAGTGAGTTGAGGTTGATCAGGATTCCGCATTTGGAAGGGTTGTTCTTACATGGCAAGCCACAACTAAAGGTTATCCCAAGTGGTGGGGGACCTTTTAGTAAATTAacctctttaaaattttttgagtgTCACGGTATGAGATTTCTCTTTTCCTCCTCCATCGCCAGGGCACTCCAACAACTCAAAATACTATACGTATTGGATTGTAGCAAAATGGAACAAATAATTGGAGTAGTAGATCATCATAACGGCGAGAAAGTAGTAGCTGATGAAGCAATTATTTTTAGTCGATTGGTGGACTTGCAATTGCGAGGACTTCCAGAATTTAAAAGCTTCTACCCCAAAATGGAGAAGACAACAAGTTTTACCGTAACAGgagaatttatctttgatgaaaag GTTCTTTTTCCCGTCTTAACGCTTCTGAATATTACAAAGTTACCAATAGAATATATTTGGAACAAGCAAGCGATTCAATTTTCAGGAATATCAAACAAAGTATCTTTTTCTCaattggagaaattaaagatttttaaTTGTCCTTCTTTGACATTGTTAGTTGAAGACCTCAATCCTAATATCCAAAGTTCtacaattaaatctaaattgaaTGATGTGTTCCCAAAGTTGATAGCAAGTGGTGGGGGACCTTTTAGTAAATTAACCTCTTTAGAAATTTATGGCTGTCACGGTATGAAATTTCCCTTTTCCTCCTCCACCGCCAAAGCACTCCAGCAACTTCAAACACTAGAAGTATCGTGTTGTAGCAAAATGGAACAAATAATTGGAGTAGTAGATCATCATCACGGTGAGAAAGTAGTAGCTGATGAAGCAATTATTTTAAGTCGATTGCAGCACTTGACTTTGTGGAAACTTCCAGAATTTAAAAGCTTCTACCCCAAAATGGAGAAGACAACAAGTTTTACCGCAGCAGcagaatttatctttgatgaaaag GTTCTTTTTCCCGTCTTAACACGTTTGAAGATTAATGAGTTACCAGTGGAATATATTTGGAACAAGCAAGCGATTCAATCTTCAGAAATATCAAACAAAGTATCTTTTTCTCAATTGGAGATATTAAGGATTTTTAATTGTCCTTCTTTGACATTATTAGTTGAAGACCTCAATCCTAATATCCAAAGTTCtacaattaaatctaaattcaaTGATGTGTTCCCAAAGTTGATAGATCTTCACTTAGGTAATCTTCCCAAGTTGATGAAAACATGGCTTAGTGACGAGGACTACTGCTCCTATGACAATTCTGTCAATTTACACCTAAAAAGGATATCAATTACGGGTTGTGACAGTTTGAGACAAGTATTTTCAGCTTTTGTTGCTAGACATCTTGTGCGCATCCAAAAGTTATGCATAAAAGGTTGTCTCGGAATGGAAGTGATAGTGTCGGAGGCTAGGGGAGAAGGAAAGATCGATGATGGTACAATTAAGTTCAGGGACTTAGAAGAATTGTGGCTTGAAGATTTACAAAATCTTAGAAGTTTTTATGACTCCAAGTTTGAAGCACCacgtttatttaattttcag GATGCTTGCCCCAACGTAAAAACACTCTATTTGAGAGATCTTAAAAGCAAAAGAGAGATACAACTTTGGGATCTGGATAGCACACAAGAACATCTACACAGTGTGAGATTACTCGGATGTCAAGTCTCGACCAAGGTTTTATCTCATCATCTGAGGTGAAGCTCTAGAATAATCAACTATTTATGCTTAGAGAATTGTCAAGGGTTCAAACAtgttattgatcttgatagcaCAACAAGCGTTTGTGAAGAGCTGTTTGTTGATGTGGAAAGATTAAAGCTCAATAACGTACCTGAGTTGGTGTCTCTGTGGAACAAGAATCTTTATGAAATTGAGGGACTTCGAAACTTAAAGTATATAAATATCGGTAACTGTCCTCAAATGAAAAGTTTGCTTACACATTCTATGGCTACGACTCTTCAACACCTAAAGAAGCTAGTAGTGGAACGTTGTCAAATGATGGAAGAGATTATTATTACTGAAGAGAATAATATTAATACTGCAAAGGAAGAAAAGGTAACTTGGcagattaaatttttaaaattagaatatttgattttaattggCCTACCAAATCTCAAAAGCTTTTGCAATGATGAGAGAGGTTCCTTTAGCTTTGTAACATTGCGTGGAGTTTGCGTGAAGAATTGTCCAAAAATGAAGACTTTTGTTTCTGGACAAATTTTCTCGTTGCCGACGATGATGCAAGCCGTGGTGGGAGATGAAAAGGTTGATATCACAAATCTTAATGCATATTTTGAGGCCAG GAATGAGGATAGCAACCACATGGGGAAAATCATACATTGGGGAGGTAGCTTCGAGCGGAATGAATTATTGAAGAAAGAAGGTTACGAAGATGATGGTTACGAAATCTGGGACCACATATATCTGGGATATGATAGTAAATCTAAGAGGGAATCTGAGTGTGAATCTAAGTGA